In Paramormyrops kingsleyae isolate MSU_618 chromosome 5, PKINGS_0.4, whole genome shotgun sequence, one DNA window encodes the following:
- the fdx2 gene encoding ferredoxin-2, mitochondrial: MAASAAARRSVGLTLRLFRLGNCNFHRINSCIHVVYGSATGDSICGFRIPNRSLKTSKSLCHSEGEDAQDDDPKDVVNVVFIDRSGNRVPVKAKVGDNVLYLAQQHGIDLEGACDASLACSTCHVYVKAEYYDKLPQPDEREDDMLDMAPALQESSRLGCQLILTPELDGIELTLPRVTRNFYVDGHVPKHH, from the exons ATGGCGGCCTCCGCAGCAGCCCGGAGGAGCGTGGGGCTGACTTTGAGACTTTTCCGGCTTGGTAATTGTAATTTTCACAGGATAAATAGTTGCATTCACGTTGTTTATGGGTCCGCGACGGGAGACTCCATATGCGGTTTTCGGATCCCGAATAGGAGCCTGAAAACGTCTAAAA GTCTGTGTCACTCTGAAGGCGAAGACGCACAAGATGATGATCCAAAGGATGT GGTTAATGTGGTGTTCATAGACCGATCAGGGAACAGAGTTCCCGTGAAGGCTAAGGTTGGAGATAATGTCCTGTACCTGGCACAACAGCATGGCATTGATTTGGAAG GAGCCTGCGACGCCTCACTAGCCTGCTCCACATGCCACGTGTACGTCAAGGCGGAGTATTATGACAAACTTCCACAACCCGACGAGAG GGAGGATGACATGCTGGATATGGCCCCAGCGCTGCAGGAGAGCTCTCGCCTGGGCTGCCAGCTCATCCTGACTCCAGAGCTTGACGGCATTGAGCTGACACTCCCCAGGGTCACCCGCAACTTCTATGTCGATGGTCACGTACCCAAGCACCATTGA